One genomic region from Bartonella australis AUST/NH1 encodes:
- the ispH gene encoding 4-hydroxy-3-methylbut-2-enyl diphosphate reductase: MRGLPPLTIRLCSPRGFCAGVDRAIQIVLLALKKYGAPVYVRHEIVHNRYVVEGLQRRGAVFVEELDEIPEEHRSQPVVFSAHGVPKSVPEEARRHNLFYLDATCPLVSKVHKQAIRHQRHGRHVILIGHSGHPEVIGTMGQLEEGAVTLIETIEDALHYQPGDSDKLGFVTQTTLSVEDTAGILDVLRRRFPALKTPAAESICYATTNRQDAVKAAASGSDLFLVVGAPNSSNSRRLVEVAERFGARRSILVQRADEIDFDHLGILSVVGLSAGASAPEIIVDEIISAFRERYDVAIELAETAVEKEAFLVNRELRDAVLTPYDTAFVNGQSEALIDENRNKRTLKTKAE; this comes from the coding sequence ATGCGTGGGCTTCCCCCTTTAACAATACGCCTTTGCAGTCCGCGTGGGTTTTGTGCTGGAGTCGATCGTGCGATTCAGATTGTCCTTCTTGCATTAAAAAAATATGGGGCTCCAGTATATGTCCGGCACGAAATTGTGCATAATCGCTATGTGGTTGAGGGATTACAGCGACGCGGGGCTGTTTTTGTTGAAGAGCTTGATGAGATTCCTGAAGAACATCGCAGCCAACCCGTTGTGTTTTCTGCCCATGGTGTGCCGAAGTCTGTTCCAGAGGAAGCACGTCGCCATAATTTGTTTTACCTCGATGCAACATGTCCGTTGGTTTCTAAGGTTCATAAACAAGCTATACGGCACCAACGTCATGGTCGCCATGTCATCTTGATTGGCCATTCTGGCCATCCTGAAGTGATAGGCACGATGGGGCAGCTTGAAGAAGGGGCTGTCACATTAATTGAAACAATAGAGGACGCTTTACATTATCAACCAGGTGACTCTGATAAATTGGGATTTGTGACGCAAACGACGCTTTCTGTTGAAGATACAGCAGGAATTCTTGATGTACTGCGACGACGTTTCCCTGCTTTAAAAACACCAGCCGCTGAATCAATTTGTTATGCTACCACTAATCGACAAGATGCCGTTAAGGCTGCGGCGTCGGGGAGTGATTTATTTTTGGTTGTCGGTGCGCCAAATTCATCTAATTCGCGACGTTTGGTAGAAGTTGCTGAGAGATTCGGAGCGCGGCGATCTATTTTAGTTCAACGTGCTGATGAAATTGATTTTGATCATTTGGGAATTCTCTCAGTCGTCGGTCTTTCTGCTGGGGCATCTGCTCCCGAAATTATTGTGGATGAAATTATCTCGGCTTTCCGTGAACGTTATGATGTTGCAATAGAATTGGCTGAAACTGCAGTAGAAAAAGAAGCGTTTCTGGTTAATCGTGAATTGCGTGATGCTGTTTTAACTCCATATGATACGGCTTTTGTTAACGGTCAGTCTGAGGCACTAATAGATGAGAATCGCAATAAACGAACGCTTAAAACAAAAGCGGAATGA
- the rnhA gene encoding ribonuclease HI: MLNQKKVVEIYTDGACSGNPGPGGWGAVLRWKGHERELYGGKAHTTNNQMELTAAICALNALKEPCSVALYTDSVYVRNGVSTWLEGWKKNNWRTASKKNVKNMELWQELDRACFRHTIKWHWVKGHAGHPDNERADALARRAIIEYRENGRFLA; the protein is encoded by the coding sequence ATGTTAAATCAAAAAAAAGTCGTTGAAATTTATACAGACGGCGCGTGCTCCGGCAATCCCGGGCCCGGAGGATGGGGAGCAGTTTTACGCTGGAAGGGCCACGAACGCGAGCTTTACGGCGGAAAAGCGCACACTACCAATAATCAAATGGAATTGACAGCGGCGATTTGCGCACTGAACGCACTTAAGGAGCCTTGTTCAGTCGCCCTTTATACAGACTCAGTTTACGTGCGAAATGGAGTGTCTACGTGGCTCGAAGGTTGGAAAAAAAATAATTGGCGCACCGCATCGAAAAAAAACGTTAAAAACATGGAGTTATGGCAGGAACTTGATAGAGCTTGTTTTAGGCATACTATCAAATGGCACTGGGTAAAAGGGCACGCTGGCCATCCAGATAATGAGCGCGCGGACGCGCTCGCGCGCAGAGCTATCATTGAATATCGCGAAAATGGACGCTTTTTAGCGTAA
- a CDS encoding protein-disulfide reductase DsbD domain-containing protein: MKKLQIFTMSQRTSNIFYKNLLISLSLIIAFLGQSNFAICAQPEQEANLFATPWYKSDGNRVRLAVTKPSLSGTRDGVIEIILQPGWKTYWRNPGNSGMAPFFNFDQQVSYEIFYPAPQLYEAGNDWSLGYKNHVVLPFNISNSEENLSGSLTLGICNKICIPFTVNFNFSPFTKENKRLPLSLLANARAALPRTMHNEFKISSEKNKDTLLIKIQHNSDNIPLALFLDGGEIQIGPAKKINDQEGYTLFSAPIYFAPKKTDRTVFYIVSSKDHAFSGTFVIHAEPSHPTLL; encoded by the coding sequence ATGAAAAAACTTCAAATATTTACAATGTCACAAAGAACTTCAAATATTTTTTATAAAAATCTTTTAATAAGTTTGAGCCTGATAATCGCGTTTTTAGGACAATCCAACTTCGCTATTTGTGCTCAACCAGAGCAAGAAGCAAACCTTTTTGCAACACCATGGTATAAATCAGACGGTAACCGTGTGAGATTAGCTGTAACAAAACCTTCTCTTTCTGGAACGAGGGACGGCGTTATCGAAATTATCCTGCAACCAGGATGGAAAACTTACTGGCGTAATCCAGGAAATTCAGGCATGGCACCGTTTTTTAACTTCGATCAGCAAGTTTCTTACGAAATTTTTTATCCCGCCCCACAACTTTACGAGGCGGGCAATGACTGGTCATTAGGCTATAAAAATCATGTTGTATTACCCTTTAATATTTCCAATTCAGAAGAAAATTTAAGTGGCTCATTAACTCTTGGAATATGTAATAAAATCTGTATCCCTTTTACTGTTAATTTTAATTTTTCCCCGTTTACCAAAGAAAATAAGCGCCTCCCTTTATCCTTATTAGCAAACGCTCGAGCTGCTTTACCCAGGACGATGCACAACGAATTTAAAATAAGCAGCGAAAAAAATAAGGACACCCTCCTGATAAAAATACAACATAACAGTGACAATATACCTTTAGCTCTTTTTTTAGATGGAGGAGAAATACAAATTGGACCCGCAAAAAAAATAAACGACCAGGAAGGATACACCCTCTTTAGCGCGCCTATATATTTTGCTCCTAAAAAAACAGACCGCACAGTTTTTTATATAGTCTCTTCTAAAGACCATGCTTTCAGCGGAACGTTCGTAATACACGCGGAACCGAGTCATCCAACTCTTCTATAA
- a CDS encoding YqgE/AlgH family protein, whose protein sequence is MKQGGGFLNGQLLIAMPEMSDKRFIRSVIYICAHSDAGAMGVILNQPHDIDFPELLFQLGVISQPQKKYLSEPIKKFPVRYGGPVDTSRGFVIHSDDYICETTISVTDKICLTATIDILKAISCEQGPQHALIALGYAGWKAGQLEMEISANGWLTSPTSPSFLFESDISSKYDESLTRMGINPAYLVSEIGHA, encoded by the coding sequence ATGAAACAAGGTGGTGGATTTTTGAACGGACAGTTGCTTATAGCAATGCCTGAAATGAGTGATAAGCGCTTTATTCGTTCTGTTATCTATATTTGCGCTCATTCTGACGCTGGTGCTATGGGAGTTATTCTTAATCAGCCGCACGATATTGATTTTCCCGAACTTTTATTTCAACTCGGAGTGATCAGCCAGCCTCAAAAAAAATATCTTTCTGAGCCGATAAAAAAATTTCCGGTACGTTACGGCGGGCCGGTTGATACTTCCAGAGGTTTTGTGATTCATTCAGATGATTATATTTGTGAGACAACAATTTCTGTCACGGATAAGATTTGCCTCACTGCAACGATCGATATATTGAAAGCCATTAGTTGCGAACAAGGCCCCCAGCACGCACTTATAGCGCTAGGCTATGCGGGATGGAAAGCAGGACAGCTCGAGATGGAGATTTCCGCGAATGGTTGGTTAACCAGCCCCACGTCGCCTAGTTTTCTTTTTGAAAGCGATATAAGCAGTAAGTACGACGAAAGCCTCACTCGTATGGGAATTAACCCGGCTTATCTTGTTTCTGAAATAGGCCACGCCTGA
- a CDS encoding EAL domain-containing protein: MESLRKIIDIILVTVMGFFVCLTSAQAVEPIKISPQDVALDLSKAIEIHHTSNPIFQTSTAPGPDGVIWRIEVQANDENFSGNWAVFALANPTDEQIDRLIVAPHYRMAHSGLLWPDLDSTRIHSITPSEGFSLDRQTSANSDVFRITLNPGAIVTFVAELNSSNLPQIYLWQPEAYKDTINSYTLYHGILLGISGLLALLLTVLFVVRGTSLFPATASIAWAVLFYIGIDFNFLNKFFAITQITEPVWRAGTEVALAATLFIFLFTYLRLNRWHYHFSYGAIAWIIALCGLGAFSIYDPTRAAGIARLSFGFTTALGIILISYFSIRSYDRAIMLIPTWLLISFWSFGAYACIVGYLDNDIIQPALAGGLVLIVLLISFTIMQQTFSNDSFHEGIFSDLERQALAARGAGNIIWDWDVERDRIVIHPDMTALFGTESHKINGTMDNWISALHYDDRERFNAVLDIILKQKKGRIDQIFRLSSGGGYYHWFSLRARPAMQKDGNITRVIGTIVNITNHKKAEERLLHDAVHDSLTGLPNQQIFFDRLQNYTSLARENIKIRPTVLMIDFDNFRQINRKLGIAVGDTILLIIARRLSRLINLQDTLSRLSADRFAIILLSETRSQKIAAFVDHLHKIISAPISLAGKKITLSASIGLVTWSESRSTAKDIFDDSELAVIHAKQKGGNHIEPFRPNFRTFSTEHETMGHDIRRAIKYNEMKILYHPILNLSDGQIIGFETIVEWHHSNHGNLSIYDFIKIAENEQIIADLAQFIIDNVVTDLANIQEKFTQPSFFISINLPSAEMVHPFFINQLRSALLRNPLTKGRLMIEISEFVLRRNPEQSAHFLEQIKGLGINLALDNFGTGYSSLSYLVRYPFDMVKLDRSLISIGTPKKKLVLRSIINMATELNLQIIAEGVANEKEAIFLRQEGCQYVQSTIVTKPIAVERLITLVQNNFPYKA, translated from the coding sequence GTGGAAAGCTTGCGTAAAATAATCGATATCATCCTTGTTACGGTAATGGGCTTTTTTGTTTGCCTGACATCAGCGCAAGCCGTTGAGCCAATTAAAATTTCCCCTCAAGATGTAGCTCTTGATCTATCAAAAGCGATTGAAATACACCATACGAGTAACCCTATTTTCCAAACGAGTACGGCACCGGGGCCAGATGGTGTTATATGGCGTATTGAAGTGCAGGCTAATGACGAAAATTTTTCTGGAAATTGGGCTGTTTTCGCCCTCGCGAATCCGACAGATGAACAAATCGACCGCCTTATCGTCGCACCTCATTACCGTATGGCTCACTCGGGCCTTCTTTGGCCGGATCTCGATTCAACGCGCATTCATTCCATCACTCCTAGTGAAGGTTTTTCCCTCGATCGTCAAACAAGTGCAAACTCAGATGTGTTTCGTATCACACTTAATCCCGGTGCCATCGTTACATTCGTTGCAGAACTTAATTCTTCTAATTTACCGCAAATTTATTTATGGCAACCTGAAGCTTATAAGGATACAATCAATTCTTATACGCTTTATCATGGTATCTTACTTGGCATATCAGGTCTTTTGGCGCTCTTATTAACTGTCCTGTTTGTTGTTCGCGGAACAAGTCTCTTCCCTGCAACGGCTTCTATCGCTTGGGCTGTCCTCTTCTATATTGGCATCGATTTCAATTTTTTGAATAAATTTTTCGCAATCACGCAAATAACAGAACCAGTCTGGCGCGCAGGTACAGAGGTCGCACTCGCCGCGACACTTTTCATATTCCTTTTTACCTATTTACGCCTTAACCGCTGGCATTATCACTTCAGCTATGGCGCAATTGCGTGGATTATAGCTCTTTGCGGTTTAGGAGCATTTTCTATTTATGACCCCACCAGAGCAGCAGGAATAGCCCGTTTATCATTCGGCTTCACTACCGCACTTGGTATTATCTTGATTAGCTATTTTTCAATCCGCAGCTATGACCGTGCCATCATGCTTATTCCAACATGGTTATTAATTAGCTTTTGGTCTTTTGGAGCTTATGCTTGCATAGTAGGATATCTAGATAACGATATTATTCAACCAGCTTTAGCGGGAGGGTTAGTACTCATTGTCCTACTCATCAGCTTTACCATTATGCAACAAACTTTTTCAAATGATTCTTTTCATGAAGGAATATTTTCTGATCTTGAACGGCAAGCGCTCGCTGCGAGAGGGGCTGGGAATATCATTTGGGACTGGGATGTTGAACGTGATCGCATTGTCATTCACCCGGATATGACAGCCCTCTTTGGTACTGAATCTCACAAAATTAATGGTACCATGGATAACTGGATTTCAGCTTTGCACTACGATGATCGTGAGCGCTTTAATGCCGTTCTAGACATTATTCTTAAACAAAAAAAGGGGCGCATTGATCAAATTTTTCGACTCTCTTCCGGCGGAGGTTACTATCATTGGTTTTCCCTTCGCGCGCGCCCAGCCATGCAAAAAGATGGGAATATTACCCGCGTAATCGGAACTATTGTCAATATTACTAACCATAAAAAAGCCGAAGAACGCTTATTGCACGACGCAGTTCACGATAGTTTAACTGGCCTGCCTAACCAGCAAATTTTCTTTGACAGACTACAAAATTACACTTCCTTAGCCAGAGAAAATATAAAAATTAGGCCAACCGTCCTTATGATTGATTTCGATAATTTTCGTCAAATTAATCGCAAATTGGGCATAGCTGTAGGCGATACTATACTTCTGATAATCGCGCGTCGTTTAAGCCGGCTCATAAACCTCCAAGATACTTTATCACGCCTTTCTGCAGATCGTTTCGCAATCATTTTACTCAGCGAAACTAGATCACAAAAAATCGCGGCGTTTGTAGACCACCTACATAAAATAATTTCGGCACCTATTTCGCTTGCCGGAAAAAAAATAACGCTTTCCGCATCAATCGGACTCGTTACGTGGAGTGAAAGCAGATCGACTGCTAAAGATATTTTTGATGACAGTGAGCTCGCGGTGATCCACGCAAAACAAAAAGGCGGCAACCATATTGAGCCTTTTCGCCCAAATTTTCGTACTTTCAGCACTGAGCATGAAACTATGGGACACGATATACGTCGCGCCATAAAATACAATGAAATGAAAATTCTTTATCACCCTATTCTTAACCTATCAGACGGGCAAATTATTGGTTTTGAAACGATTGTAGAATGGCATCACTCAAATCACGGAAATTTAAGCATCTACGATTTCATCAAAATTGCGGAAAATGAACAGATCATTGCGGATTTAGCGCAATTTATCATCGATAATGTTGTTACTGATCTTGCAAATATACAAGAAAAATTTACTCAACCATCTTTTTTCATTTCGATCAATTTACCAAGCGCAGAAATGGTCCATCCTTTTTTTATAAATCAATTGCGCTCTGCTCTTCTTCGCAATCCACTCACTAAAGGACGCTTAATGATAGAAATATCGGAATTTGTTTTGAGAAGAAATCCTGAACAATCAGCCCATTTTCTCGAACAAATTAAGGGACTGGGAATAAATCTCGCGCTAGATAATTTTGGGACGGGTTATTCGTCGCTTTCCTACCTCGTCCGCTACCCATTCGATATGGTAAAATTAGACCGCTCACTCATCTCAATAGGTACACCTAAGAAAAAGCTTGTCCTCAGGTCAATTATCAACATGGCCACTGAGCTCAACTTGCAAATTATTGCGGAAGGTGTTGCGAACGAAAAGGAGGCCATCTTTTTGCGTCAAGAAGGCTGTCAGTACGTTCAAAGTACGATCGTTACCAAACCAATCGCCGTTGAAAGATTAATCACACTCGTTCAAAACAATTTTCCCTATAAAGCTTAA
- a CDS encoding M16 family metallopeptidase — protein sequence MGVDISRLENGLTIATHTMQQIDSVALGIWVKVGSRNETFSQHGIAHLLEHMAFKGTENRTAFQIATDIENVGGEINATTSVETTAYFARVLKNDVPLAIDILADILTSSKFNEDELEREKQVIFQEIGAAYDTPDDVVFDHFTKTAFRNQSLGRSILGTQKTIQSFTSADLHNFMNKQYSADRMIVVAAGAVEHERFLREIESRLGTFRSHSTAPFANLANYIGGDFREYRDLMDTQVVLGFEGRPYHARDFYAAQILSIILGGGMSSRLFQEIREKRGLCYSIYSFHWDFSDTGLFGIHAATGQEGLKALLPVILEELSKASQNIQVSELRRAQAQYRASLTMSRENPSSQADLIARQILLYGRPIPISEMTERLELITPERLTDLADRLFINSNPTLAAVGPIGTLMNFDDLTSTLSSNTTGALGARNRSEQRFP from the coding sequence ATGGGTGTAGATATCAGTCGACTCGAGAATGGTTTGACTATCGCTACGCATACAATGCAGCAAATTGATAGTGTAGCACTCGGGATATGGGTCAAAGTAGGCTCACGCAACGAAACCTTCTCACAACATGGTATCGCTCACCTACTTGAACATATGGCTTTCAAGGGAACCGAAAACCGTACAGCCTTTCAAATTGCAACTGATATTGAAAATGTTGGTGGCGAAATTAATGCCACTACCAGTGTCGAAACAACCGCCTATTTTGCGCGCGTACTTAAAAATGATGTTCCCCTTGCTATTGACATCCTAGCCGACATTCTAACATCCTCAAAATTCAACGAGGATGAATTAGAGCGGGAAAAACAAGTCATTTTTCAAGAAATTGGTGCCGCTTATGATACTCCAGACGATGTTGTGTTTGACCACTTTACTAAAACGGCCTTTCGTAATCAGTCCCTTGGGCGCTCTATTTTAGGAACACAAAAAACGATTCAATCATTTACATCTGCTGATCTTCACAATTTCATGAATAAGCAATACAGCGCAGACCGCATGATTGTAGTTGCAGCGGGAGCAGTAGAGCATGAAAGGTTTCTGCGCGAAATAGAAAGTCGCCTTGGCACTTTTAGATCACATTCAACAGCTCCTTTCGCTAACCTTGCTAATTATATTGGCGGCGACTTTCGTGAGTACCGTGATTTAATGGATACACAAGTTGTTCTTGGTTTTGAGGGACGCCCATATCATGCACGTGATTTTTACGCAGCTCAAATTCTTTCTATTATTCTTGGGGGAGGCATGTCATCGCGCCTCTTTCAAGAAATTAGAGAAAAACGCGGATTATGCTATTCTATTTATTCATTTCACTGGGATTTTTCAGATACTGGACTTTTTGGCATTCATGCTGCTACGGGACAAGAGGGACTAAAAGCGCTTTTACCGGTTATTCTTGAAGAACTCTCTAAAGCAAGCCAAAATATTCAAGTAAGCGAACTCCGGCGCGCGCAAGCGCAATATCGTGCCAGCCTCACAATGTCGCGGGAAAACCCATCTAGTCAAGCGGATCTTATCGCCCGCCAAATTCTTCTTTATGGCCGACCAATTCCAATATCTGAAATGACTGAGCGCTTGGAACTTATTACGCCAGAGCGCCTCACTGACTTAGCAGATCGCCTTTTTATAAATTCCAATCCGACACTAGCAGCTGTCGGCCCTATCGGCACTCTCATGAATTTTGATGATCTAACCTCGACTCTTTCATCCAATACAACCGGCGCTCTTGGCGCGCGTAACCGCAGCGAACAAAGATTTCCCTAA
- a CDS encoding HAD family hydrolase has translation MPQIDLIIFDCDGVLVDSEYLAAKIESQLLQEIGYKISPEELSERYCGLIFFDILKKIEQETEKPIPAHLINKMDDLFRAQIKTELRAIGGVRKAVEFIKPRYPYCICSNATSVSIKEMLTAVNIYDLFEDKIFSASEIGAKKLKPAPDVFLFAAQQLCVKPANTIVIEDSIHGVHAATAAGMRTVGFTGGSHSYFSHTNALTDAGAETVITRHTHLPELLEAMAIWQDS, from the coding sequence ATGCCCCAAATTGATCTTATTATTTTTGATTGTGACGGAGTTCTGGTGGATTCTGAATATCTCGCAGCAAAAATCGAATCGCAACTGCTTCAAGAAATAGGATATAAAATATCGCCAGAAGAATTAAGTGAGCGTTATTGCGGGCTTATCTTTTTTGATATTCTTAAAAAAATTGAACAGGAAACGGAGAAACCAATCCCAGCTCATCTTATAAACAAAATGGACGATCTTTTTCGTGCGCAAATCAAAACTGAGTTACGTGCTATTGGCGGTGTAAGAAAAGCAGTAGAATTTATTAAGCCTCGCTATCCTTATTGTATTTGCTCTAATGCGACGAGCGTAAGTATAAAAGAAATGCTCACCGCCGTTAACATATACGATCTTTTTGAAGATAAAATATTTTCCGCCTCTGAAATTGGAGCTAAAAAACTAAAACCTGCGCCTGATGTTTTTCTTTTCGCTGCGCAACAGCTATGTGTGAAGCCGGCAAACACTATTGTTATAGAAGATTCTATTCACGGCGTACACGCAGCGACGGCAGCAGGCATGCGCACTGTCGGTTTTACTGGAGGATCTCACAGTTATTTTAGCCATACTAATGCCCTCACGGACGCCGGGGCTGAAACAGTTATTACAAGGCACACTCACTTGCCAGAACTTTTAGAAGCAATGGCAATATGGCAAGATTCATAA
- a CDS encoding site-specific DNA-methyltransferase translates to MQWRNKIFKGDCIAILGKLPKHSIDVIFADPPYNLQLEGALYRPDHSLVDAVNDEWDQFENFASYDAFTRAWLLACRRVLKPNGTLWVIGSYHNIFRVGTALQDLGFWVLNDIIWRKNNPMPNFRGRRFQNAHETLIWAVRDQKDKKYTFNYDALKAANEDVQMRSDWLFPLCTGAERLKDEAGRKVHPTQKPQALLARIILASSKPGDVILDPFFGSGTTGAVAKLMGRDFVGIEREQHYIDAAHKRISAVKPLAEPELTILNGKKAEPRVAFTSLLEAGLLRPGKVLYDRKKQISATVRADGTITCCGEAGSIHMMGRKAQASQSCNGWTFWYYEEDGQLKSIDDLRTVVRSQMLETGVL, encoded by the coding sequence ATGCAGTGGCGTAATAAAATCTTTAAAGGAGATTGCATTGCGATTCTGGGGAAACTTCCTAAGCATTCAATTGATGTTATTTTTGCAGATCCTCCCTATAATTTACAGTTAGAAGGTGCGTTGTACCGTCCAGATCATTCGCTCGTTGATGCTGTTAATGATGAGTGGGATCAATTTGAAAATTTTGCCTCTTATGATGCTTTTACGCGTGCGTGGTTGCTTGCTTGTCGTCGCGTCTTAAAGCCTAATGGAACACTCTGGGTTATCGGGTCTTATCATAATATTTTTCGAGTTGGCACAGCGTTACAGGATTTGGGCTTTTGGGTGCTTAATGATATTATTTGGCGCAAAAATAACCCTATGCCTAATTTTCGTGGGCGTCGCTTTCAAAACGCTCACGAGACGCTCATTTGGGCCGTGCGGGATCAGAAAGATAAAAAATATACATTTAATTATGATGCTTTAAAAGCTGCAAATGAAGATGTGCAAATGCGCTCGGATTGGCTTTTCCCCCTCTGCACAGGGGCTGAGCGTTTAAAGGATGAAGCAGGGCGTAAAGTGCATCCAACCCAAAAGCCACAAGCATTATTGGCGCGTATTATTTTGGCCTCTAGTAAGCCTGGTGATGTCATTCTTGATCCGTTTTTTGGTTCAGGGACGACAGGCGCTGTTGCTAAGCTTATGGGGCGTGATTTTGTGGGTATTGAACGTGAGCAACACTACATTGATGCAGCGCATAAGAGGATTTCTGCGGTAAAACCTTTAGCTGAACCAGAATTGACGATTTTAAATGGGAAAAAAGCAGAACCGCGTGTAGCATTCACTAGCTTACTGGAAGCGGGCTTACTTCGCCCTGGAAAGGTCCTTTATGATCGGAAGAAACAAATATCGGCGACTGTGAGGGCAGACGGTACTATTACGTGTTGCGGCGAAGCTGGTTCCATTCATATGATGGGACGGAAGGCACAGGCTTCGCAAAGCTGTAATGGTTGGACATTTTGGTATTATGAAGAAGATGGTCAATTAAAATCGATAGATGATTTAAGGACGGTAGTACGTTCACAGATGCTGGAAACCGGTGTTTTATAG
- the mutY gene encoding A/G-specific adenine glycosylase, whose protein sequence is MHEISSLLLAWYDQNHRNLPWRVAPKKQTENTRPDPYQVWLSEVMLQQTTVETVKPYFKKFLKLWPDLFSLSQASQDDIMKAWAGLGYYSRARNLKNCACKLVQEHGGKFPQSAKILRTLPGIGDYTAAAIAAIAFNHPVAVIDGNVERVITRLFAITSVLPKAKSEIREKTQKIVASKRPGDFAQAVMDLGATICTPRKPACLLCPLQNLCKAAKMQATEIFPVKTAKKERPLKTGTAFVIFNENKQIYLEKRQNKRLLGGMTQIPNNIGTRGENGLQDAPFSANWQFKGQITHIFTHFSLKLDVYCVDSIQEINLEHGWWCDTHQLAKEALPTVMKKAISVVVPDSFKLK, encoded by the coding sequence ATGCACGAAATCTCTTCACTCCTCCTTGCTTGGTACGACCAAAATCACCGGAATTTGCCATGGCGCGTCGCCCCTAAAAAACAAACAGAAAACACCCGCCCCGATCCTTATCAAGTCTGGCTATCTGAAGTCATGCTTCAACAAACGACTGTCGAAACCGTCAAACCTTATTTCAAAAAATTTCTAAAATTATGGCCTGATCTCTTTTCTTTATCGCAAGCGTCGCAAGATGATATCATGAAAGCATGGGCTGGTCTTGGCTATTATTCGCGCGCGCGTAATCTTAAAAATTGCGCCTGCAAACTCGTTCAAGAACACGGGGGTAAATTTCCGCAATCTGCAAAAATATTACGCACTTTACCCGGAATTGGAGACTATACTGCAGCAGCTATTGCTGCAATCGCTTTTAATCACCCCGTAGCTGTTATTGACGGTAATGTCGAGCGCGTTATAACCCGCTTATTTGCCATCACTTCAGTATTACCTAAAGCAAAATCTGAAATCAGAGAAAAAACGCAAAAAATTGTCGCCTCAAAACGTCCCGGCGACTTCGCTCAAGCTGTGATGGATTTAGGAGCAACAATTTGCACACCGCGAAAACCGGCTTGTTTACTCTGTCCTCTTCAAAATTTATGCAAAGCAGCAAAAATGCAAGCAACGGAAATTTTTCCAGTTAAAACCGCTAAAAAAGAACGCCCTTTAAAAACTGGCACTGCTTTTGTAATATTTAATGAAAATAAGCAAATCTACTTAGAAAAACGACAAAATAAAAGGTTACTCGGCGGCATGACCCAAATCCCTAATAATATTGGGACACGCGGTGAAAACGGACTCCAAGACGCACCTTTTTCCGCCAATTGGCAATTTAAAGGGCAGATTACGCATATTTTTACCCACTTTTCTTTAAAACTTGACGTTTATTGCGTTGACAGCATTCAAGAAATTAACCTTGAACATGGATGGTGGTGCGACACCCATCAGCTTGCTAAAGAAGCACTCCCCACAGTCATGAAAAAAGCCATTTCAGTCGTGGTCCCTGACTCTTTCAAACTAAAGTAA
- a CDS encoding DUF721 domain-containing protein produces MRKQFQECRFYPLSKVVSGMLDPILRKRAGLNMVLIEHWPQIVGSDISEHTVPFKIIWEHHTGRDGVFRPATLIVVSEGFAALKLMHETDELIQRVNSFFGYAAIGRIKVEQKRASISVGPQKAQKLESPLDKKDKERVEKMLEDIEDTSLRQLLYELGCCIFAEKNNKVS; encoded by the coding sequence ATGAGAAAACAATTTCAGGAGTGCCGTTTTTATCCTCTTTCCAAGGTGGTGTCTGGGATGCTCGATCCGATTTTGCGAAAGCGGGCGGGGCTTAATATGGTGCTTATAGAACATTGGCCGCAGATTGTGGGCAGCGATATCAGCGAACATACGGTGCCGTTCAAGATTATTTGGGAACATCATACAGGTCGAGATGGAGTTTTTCGACCTGCGACGCTTATTGTAGTTTCTGAGGGGTTTGCTGCATTAAAATTGATGCATGAAACAGATGAATTGATCCAGAGAGTTAATAGTTTTTTTGGGTATGCTGCCATCGGCCGCATTAAGGTAGAGCAAAAGCGCGCATCAATTTCCGTTGGTCCGCAGAAGGCGCAGAAGCTAGAGTCGCCTTTGGATAAAAAGGATAAAGAGCGTGTAGAAAAAATGCTTGAGGATATTGAAGATACGAGTTTGCGTCAGTTACTTTATGAACTTGGGTGTTGCATTTTTGCGGAAAAAAATAATAAAGTATCATAA